Proteins encoded by one window of Chanos chanos chromosome 7, fChaCha1.1, whole genome shotgun sequence:
- the gtf3c3 gene encoding general transcription factor 3C polypeptide 3, translating to MSESTPELIDYLEGKISFEEFERQREERKAKEKESGKTGSDEDEAAEQDDAVPSTSGVSPRTTHRRQTGLCEEGVSPSLQKAFASMLGEALEDYMDEDDDKDEDQWREYGEEDDDEEEEEEEEGGNEGVSAGDVFALEMELNRENKKMMRERRPRSKLPRALRGLMGEANIRYARGDKEEAILMCMEIIRQAPLAYEPFSTLAMIYEDQGDMEKALQFGLIAAHLNPSDCEEWVKLADMSLEQDNIKQAILCYSKAIKYEPTNVRYLWERSSLYEQVGEHKQAMDGYRRILSLLPPHDGQQFMQLSRDMAKSYYESSELSSAIGVMEEALNRHPELVTHECVNMAAELYIANHQHGKALEALVKFCDITLKRKESKVETKEESAEKTGDGEEKKDKKNEETEEQKGEIVEVGVPDGVPVDIRVKLMVCLIHQHIYKPLDPMLTALMEQSPEELGDLYLDVAEAFLDEGEYNSALPLLSALVCSERYNLAVVWLRHAECLKALGHLEVAVTSYSKVVEMAPLHLDARLALSTLQQQLGRPEKALEALEPMHDADTLTQDSAAAQQELKLLLHRSTLLRAQGRLDDYLDSLLTMLSMLLKVAMNRAQVCLISNSSTKHLSLLKVSREQLSDIADQEAAYLDVTGKTSVLTREDWWQILLCCIRVLCEMSRYGEAELLVDSSLEFYSFYDDRVKRKELEYFGLSAAFLDKNFRKAYDYIRLMLMDNVECNQLWNVFNQVTLHSQDVRHHRFCLRLMLKNPENHALGLLNGHASLVSGSFKHALGQYIQAFRTHPNDPLHSLCVGLTFFHMASQKFVVKRHPLVLQGFSFLWRYVELRGECQESMYNLGRALQQLGLSHLAIHYYKKALDFSPPSLEGIDGDQVDLRREIAYNLALIYQSSGNKEMARSLIYTYCTV from the exons CAAGACGATGCTGTACCAAGCACCTCGGGTGTCAGTCCGAGGACAACCCACAGACGCCAGACAG GTCTTTGTGAAGAAGGAGTGAGCCCCTCTTTGCAGAAGGCATTTGCCTCTATGCTTGGGGAGGCCCTGGAGGATTACATGGATGAAGATGATGACAAGGATGAAGATCAGTGGAGAGAATAtggagaggaagatgatgatgaggaggaggaggaggaggaggaaggaggaaatGAGGGTGTGTCGGCCGGGGACGTATTCGCACTGGAGATGGAACTGAACcgagaaaacaaaaagatgatGAGG gagaGACGGCCACGCAGCAAGCTACCCCGTGCTCTCAGGGGACTGATGGGAGAGGCCAACATCCGCTACGCTCGTGGAGACAAAGAGGAGGCCATCCTAATGTGTATGGAGATCATCAGACAGG CTCCACTGGCGTACGAGCCTTTCTCCACCCTGGCAATGATCTATGAGGACCAGGGAGACATGGAGAAGGCGCTCCAGTTCGGCCTGATCGCTGCCCACCTCAACCCCAGTGACTGTGAGGAGTGGGTCAAACTGGCCGACATGTCTCTGGAACAGGACAACATCAAACAAGCCATCCTCTGTTACAGCAAAG ccattAAGTATGAACCCACTAATGTGCGTTACCTGTGGGAGAGGTCCAGTCTTTATGAGCAGGTGGGGGAACATAAACAGGCCATGGATGGTTACCGGCGCATTCTCAGCCTGCTCCCCCCACACGACGGACAACAGTTCATGCAGCTCTCCAGAGACATGGCCaa gagTTACTATGAGAGCAGTGAGCTGTCCTCTGCAATAGGGGTCATGGAGGAGGCCCTGAACCGCCACCCAGAGCTGGTGACACACGAGTGTGTTAACATGGCAGCCGAACTGTACATCGCTAACCACCAACACGGCAAGGCCCTGgag gctctGGTGAAgttttgtgacatcacactgaAGAGAAAGGAGTCTAAAGTGGAAACAAAGGAGGAGTCTGCTGAGAAAACAGGTGacggagaggaaaagaaagacaaaaagaatgaagagacagaagaacaaaaGG gggagatTGTGGAGGTGGGGGTGCCTGATGGAGTACCAGTGGATATTCGTGTGAAGCTGATGGTCTGTCTGATCCACCAGCACATCTACAAACCCCTTGAT cccaTGTTGACAGCACTAATGGAGCAGAGCCCAGAGGAGTTGGGGGACCTGTATCTGGATGTGGCTGAGGCGTTTTTGGATGAGGGAGAGTATAACTCagcactgcctctactctctgCTCTCGTCTGCTCCGAGAGATACAACCTAGCCGTGGTGTGGCTCCGCCACGCGG aGTGTCTGAAGGCTCTGGGACATTTAGAAGTGGCAGTGACCAGCTACAGTAAGGTGGTGGAGATGGCTCCTCTCCATCTGGACGCTCGCCTGGCCCTGTCCACCCTGCAGCAGCAGCTGGGGCGGCCTGAGAAGGCCCTGGAGGCTCTGGAGCCCATGCATGACgctgatacactcacacaggacTCTGCCGCCGCCCAGCAG GAACTGAAGCTGCTGTTACATCGTTCGACTCTCCTGCGTGCCCAGGGGCGGCTGGACGACTACCTGGACAGTCTCTTAACTATGCTCTCCATGCTTCTCAAg GTGGCCATGAACAGAGCACAGGTGTGTCTGATCTCTAACTCATCTACCAAGCACCTGAGTCTCCTCAAAGTGTCCCGGGAACAGCTGTCTGACATCGCTGACCAGGAGGCTGCTTACCTGGACGTCACAG gTAAGACAAGTGTGCTGACTCGTGAGGACTGGTGGCAGATCTTGTTGTGCTGTATCCGTGTTCTGTGTGAGATGAGTCGGTATGGTGAGGCAGAGCTGCTGGTCGACTCCTCTCTGGAATTCTACTCTTTCTATGACGACCGGGTCAAGAGGAAAGAGCTGGAGTACTTTGGGCTGTCCGCCGCCTTCCTTGATAAGAATTTCCGTAAAGCCTACGACTACATCAG gttgaTGCTGATGGACAACGTGGAGTGTAACCAGCTGTGGAACGTGTTTAATCAGGTGACGTTACACTCTCAGGACGTACGACATCATCGCTTCTGCCTGCGTCTCATGCTCAAGAACCCTGAGAACCACGCCCTCGGTCTCCTCAACGGACACGCCTCCCTGGTGTCGGGAAGCTTCAAACACGCCTTGG gtcAGTACATTCAGGCATTCAGGACTCATCCTAATGATCCTCTCCatagtctgtgtgtgggtctcaCCTTCTTCCACATGGCCTCACAGAAGTTTGTTGTCAAACGCCACCCACTGgtgctgcag GGTTTCTCCTTCCTGTGGAGGTATGTGGAACTGAGGGGAGAGTGCCAGGAGAGTATGTATAATTTGGGCAGAGCTCTACAGCAGCTGGGCCTGAGTCATTTAGCCATTCACTACTACAAGAAAGCCCTGGACTTCTCCCCTCCGTCACTGGAG GGGATTGATGGAGACCAGGTAGACCTGCGCAGAGAGATCGCCTACAACCTGGCCCTCATCTACCAGTCCAGTGGAAACAAAGAGATGGCACGCAGTCTCATCTATACTTACTGCAccgtctga